The genomic stretch CTGGTAGCAGCACTTCTGGCTCAGCTTATTGCTGATCAAGGCATGCTTCAGAAAGTGAAAAGCGGCCTTGGCCAGATGGGTGGTATAGGCAAAGGCGGTAAAGGAATGGCCGGAAATTTATTGCTCGGCCTTGGTATAGCCCTAATTGCCAGTAATATGATGATTTCCTCCAATCTGCAAAACACTATGGTCTGTATCGCCGCTTTTTTGCTCTCGGCCAAGGCTTTGACCCATCATGGATTTTTGCGGAGAGTGATAACCGCATTGCTGCCTAAAGCCAAAAATGCCACGATTACTATCTTCATGCGTGGCTGGACCCTGGGCTTTGCCCTGTTTGCAGCAATCAGCTTTCTCCCTGGGGGAGGAAACGGCTATGTACTTGGAATCCTGTTACTATTGGCCGGTGGGATCGTTACGGTCGTAAGCAGAAACAAAAAGGAGGCGACCACAGAATGAAAATAAGAAGGAAAACCTACTTTAAAACTATTATAGTATTTCTGCTTTTTAGCCTCATCCTTATGCCTATGGGGGTGTATGCTGCAGGTCCCAAGGAGGGAGATTATGTAGATCCGGTGGAGTATTATGATTTGGCCCAGTTTGCTGATATGCAGCTGACGGCCCAAAGCGATATCCGCGAAGCTATTCTAGCAAAAGAGTACGTACCAGTAGAGTTGGTCCTTAAACCTTTGACAGTAAGCACAAGCGCAATTCGTCTGGCACATGGCAATGCAGGTGATATGAGTTCTTTAGAGGACTACGAAGCTTTCCAGGGAGAACCCTGGGTCGTTAAGCACAATGAAAAAAGCAGCTATACAGTTGTCTATGAGACAGGCAACGCTGGTGCTTATCGGCAAGCTCCCGACCGAGTCTTCGGTTCTGATTACAACTATCAATGGCAGTCCAGCGTTAATTTAACCTTTGATGATGTACTTTATTACCTAGATGAAAATGATTGGGCAGGCAAGTTTTTTAATCTGGATTATCACTCAGCAGGTTCCGCTTCTTCCAGTGCGTCTCAGGAATATGTCGAGCCAGAAAACAATAGAAACGGTACTTATACATTTAAGTATACTTTCGAGGACAACAAGGTAGATGAAAGAGTTAGATGGTTCGTAGATGATACAGGCATTCTAAAACTTTGGCTTGATACGCTGACAGTTCCCGATGGTATCTTCGAGGAATGGCGCTATGAAAACCCCAGCGAAGTTTTAAGGGAGTCTATGGATATGGTGTCTGCTACTGTATATTTCCAGGTGGAGAAAGTAAAGCTCGGTAAAGTAAAGGGCGCAACCGTCGGGGCAGCTGGAAAAGTCGATACCCGTGCCGATAAGGATAAAGGTGAAACAGGGGTCAGTATCCCTGAAGCCCTAGCCATAGCTATCATCGGCGGAGCTGCTGCCATGGCTGGTGCAGGTGCAGGTGGAGGAGGCGGAGATGGAGGAGACAATAACAGCAAGAGGAGAAGTCGCTACAAAATGTGCCTGCGTAAAGACTTCGGCGATGGGATCCGTTATGATACCCAACCAGTAACGGTCTATGCCCGGATAGTGGAGATTACTCCTGAAGGTGAGGAAATTGATCGACCAGACCTGACTTCTGCTATAGAGATTTTTTCCGGTGGAAATTTGGCTGTGAAAGATTGTTCCATGGCAGGGAACTATATGGGTGCTCTGGTGTCGGCAAAGTCGGTACCCGGCGGGGAAAATCCGGGCACCGGAGTAGTTAGCATCCGCTTTAGGGGTGAAGAGGGTTCCTTCCAGAACAATGTCACCTTTCGTTTAATCGGCAAACCCTATATTTCTTTCCCAGAGCAGGGACGTTATCTGACTATGACTCTGCCCATGCTTATAGGAGATGGGAAGGTTTATGAAACTCCTGTTACCCTCCATGATTTTCTGGAAAAGCCAGCTTCAGTCCGGCTGGATGTAGCAGAAGGGATTCCTCTGAGCTGCGAACTGGAAGAGAGCCAAGATATTGAAAATATGGGGACTATAGAAGAATCCGGTGTCCAAAGCTATATTCTGAAAGTGAAAAACCTTAGCCCTAAGCCGGAAGGGCAGCAGGCTCTTAAGCAAACTTTTGGCTTCGGCATTATAGCTGAAAATGATCAGGAAAAAGCAGAAAACAGCCTGAATGCAGAGCTTTATCCTGAAGGTCTGTCCATCCGAGAAGTGAAGTTTGATGACCAAGGCTACGTTCTCATCGACACCTTTGATAATGAAGCTACGGAGGAATGGGGCGACGTAGTACCAACGGGCTTTGTTCTCGACTTTGCCGTACCTGAGCAGGATGATGAGGGCAGACCCACAGTCCGGGTTCTCGAACCCCAGGAATATAGTCCTGTCTTTGCTGGCTTAAAAGGAACTGATGAACGCACCACTCATTTGGCAGATAGGTTTAAGTATCGTATTCAGGAAATTCCAGGCAACCTCAAAGAATATAAATTTGCTCCCGAGGAAGCTCTGGTGGAAGAAGAAGGCAAACCCTATTACCTCACCTTGCCTATTTCTTGCACCTATGGCCAAGAGGAGTATACCCTGGATCTGCCCCTTCGCCTCTTAGGTGGAGGACCCGGACCGCTGGCCGGTTGGGATGAGGCTTTTGGCCATATGAAAAAAGTCGTTAGCAAAGTTGGCGGGATCAGTCCGGAACTGGCTAAGATGCTCCGGGAAAACGGTAAAAAAATGTCCACGGCAGAGCTGCGTCTGGTGACTTATCGGATCTGCCATGATGCTGTAATCTACTACACCCAGGATGCCGCCGAATACGAAAAGATCGCCGCAGAACTGGATAATATGCTTTATTATGCCGAATGGCTTAAATGGTTCGGGGACCAGGCCTTTTCCTATCTGATCAGCAAATACTACGGCAATACAGCTGATGCTCTTCTATCCCCCGCCAAAGACTTTTTCGCCGCCTTTTTGGGAGAAGTTCTTGATTATCTGCTCAATGATGAACCGTTCACTTTGGAAGAACTGGAAACTATTAAAAATATCACCGCAGGAGTGGATAATCTCCTAGTTAATGCTTTTGATGATGCTACGAGTCGTAAAAATATTACCTTCAAACAGACATGTGCTGCAGTGGCAGGTTTCTTGGTTTGGAAGATAGCGAAGAATATTTATGAGAATAGAGACCGAGACGGGAAAGTCGATATCTATTCTGCTATTACTGCCCTTACAGCTGACTTAACAGCCATGGGCGTGAAAAAAATCGCCGGTAATTTCTTTGATAAGGCTTTAGAAAATTCTGCGGTCCAAAAGGCATTAAACAAACCCGTCAGTAAATGGATGCAGAATATAGCACCTAATGTGTTCAAGGGCAGATGGGACATCGACAAGCAAGGGGAGTATCTGCTCAAAATCGTAGAGTTTAAGCAAGCGGATATCATCAAGAAGTACCTGGAAGAAAGCTTTGGCGCCGGTGCGGTTAAGGTCGTAGAAATGGGCGAGGAATCTGCACAAGATTGGCTAAAATCCACTGAAGATAGCAACGCAAGCCCTGTAGATCTCTCAGCATGGCCACGGATAAGCTGGGTCAGTGAATTTATTGATGAAAATAATCGCAAGACAGCTTCCCTGATCTCCATTGATCTTGGATTTGAAGCTATAGGTAAGTTCTTTGACCATCTCTTCGGGGAGCTATTTGGGGAAGTGCCTTTTGCCACGGCAGCACAATCGCCTCCGATTGACCCGCCCTATATGCCGGAGTGAGGCTTGACATTCTCTAAGGGGATGGGAGTTAAGAAAATTAAACTAAAATAATGGAGGTTTTATAATGAAAAAGGTTATTGTTTTATTCTTATCGCTGGCACTTATGCTCACCCTCGCTGCTTGCGGCGGGGATGGCGGCAGTGAGGCTTCGTCCGAAAGCCCTGTCCCTGCTGAATCGGGAAATACTCCCTCTAGTGAAGCGGGAGCGGATGAAAACAAGTATTATGGCATCGGCGAAGCGGCCGAGGTCGAGGGACTTGAGATTACAATCGACAAGCTCGAAATCGTTGACGACATGAACATTCTCCAGAAATATGCGGAGGGGTCCGTCTATGTCAAAGTTTATGCCACTGCAAAAAATATTTCCGATGAAATACAGTTCGCAAAGGATCCGTTGCTATACATCGTTCGAGACGGAGAGTACGACGCTGAGCTATCGAACGAGTCGCGCAACAGAGATGTCTGGAATTTTGAAACAGATGGAATGTATTTTGAGGCGGCGATCGACCCCGGCGAAACGAATAGCGGATGGACGGTGTTCCAATTAAAATCGGACGAAAAAGAAATCATCATGAAATATAACGTCATGTACGAGACCGTTAAATTTAAGCTACCAATAGCCTAAGCATGCGAAAGGAGATATCGTTATGAAACGAAAAAAACTATCCCTTCTGCTGACTGCCGCCATGCTGCTGTCCGCTATAGCTGGGCTTTCCGGCTGCAGCTCTGGTGATCAGCCAAAGACTCCTGGCACACTGAAAGCCGAAACCTTCACGGTGGAGGACGGACAGACGGCATTGGCCTCAGAGGACGGTGCGGCGATAGACTTCGGCTGTCTGCTGGAGCCTGGTGAGGAACTCACCATACAAAAGGTAACTCCCGCTCCCGTTAACAGCGACGTGGATATTTACGCCTACGATTTCAAGCTATCCTCAGGCCAACCAGAGGGCACTATCGAGCTAACCATACCCTATGACGATGCGGGGCTTGGTGATGATGAGATGCTTTCTGTATGCGGTAAGTATCTAAACGAGCAGAGCGGTCAGTGGGAGGATGTCCTTTATAAGGTGGACGCCGAAGCCAACAAGGTGCATATTCTCACTGACCACCTCTCCACCTACAGCGCGTTTAAGGTCAGGAACCCAGGAAAGCGCAGCGAATACATTTCTGATGTCAACGCCTACGCAGCTTACATGACAACGCGACAGGCGGAGGAGTTGCTCAAAACATACGCCGAGCAGGGTGCGTCGTGGCAGGAGGATGTTGTGTCGGCATTTCTCAGTGCAAACAACTCGCTTCCGATGTTCGCCGCAACAAATATCCCCACGCTCTTAACGCTTGGAGGTGCGTATGACGACTTGATCAGCGAACCGTTTGGAGACGCATTGACAGTCTTAGGCATCGCAACCTCCTGTACTCAGTTCGCATATGACGCATACAGCAACGGACTGACAAGCAAGGAAACGTCGATCAGCGGAATGAAAACCGTATTGAATCTGGGGCTGAATTTGGCGTCGTCACGAAAATATCTGTTGGATTCATTTCAGGTGGCCTATGTGGGCGTCGGAGTAATCGACATCGCGCTTACAGATGTGATGAATTTTGCCATCGACACCAAGTATGAAAGCACAAAAAATATGTACGACGCCTATTACGCAAGAACCGAAAACAAGCGCCGCGTCAAGGATTGGTACGATTTATTCAAGAAGATATCCAAAGAAAACAAATCCGACCCGCAGACAGCTCTCGACAAAATGCAGGACGAGATCGACAACTATGTAAACAAATACTGGGAGGTCGCAGCGAGCGACTGGGATTCATGGATAGACGCCTTTGACAAAAACGGCAATCTGTCCAAGTATCCGTGGCCGTCGGAGAGCGACCGCGAAAAAATATCAAGCAATTACAAAGCTGAAATCTATGCTTACCTTCAGGTTATGTTCCAGTCTCTGAGCCGGGATATGTATTTTGATGCTCTCAGTCAGAGGGAAAAGGAGTATAAACAGCTCGCCGCGCAACTCAACACGATATACACCATCACGATAAAGGAACAGGAGATAGAGGGCGAGCAGCCCAAATGGGCAAACTGCTATGTCAAATTGGCGCCGCTTTCCGATAAAGTTACCGCAAAGGCATGGACGATCAAGTTGGATGATAAATCAAATGGGCAACTGAAGTTTACTCTTCTTGCCCACGAAACAGCAGGGTTCCCGATGAAGCTGGAATTCTATAAAACGCAAAAAGATTGGGAGGAGGGTAAGGTTGAGGCGAGCACAAAGCTAAAACCGTTTAAAAGCACCGAAAAAACCTTCACCATAAAAACGCAGGCAGAAAAGGTTGACTGTTCAGGAACTTTCACAGGTGTACTTCATGTTGCAGAAACAGGTAAGGATATTGATGTGACAACTATAGTCACATTTGAAAAGGATTTTGGCGACGGCTCTTACTATAAAATCGTCTGCTCAAATAATGAAACCGAGAGCACCTATATCAACGGCAGCTATTTTGTGCGGTGGTCGACAGGCGAAGCAAATATTGCGGGAGCAAAATTTGTATTCTCCGCTGACGGAACATCGTTCAGCGCCTCCATGCGCGACCACAACGATAAAGAGTGGGGCGTGATTACCTGTCAGAGGTAAAAGCGACCTCAAGCACAAGATATGTCGGCCAAGGATATGATTAATAGAGGGGTATCGAGATGACTGAAAGCAAATCAATATCCCCCCACATCCTGACATCACCCCCTGCGAGGACGGCAAGCTGCGTTGGAGCTATACGCTGAACCTGTGGCGACAGCTGGTCATGCTGTGGGCTGGCATGAAAAGCGGGATTACTAACAACAATGAAAGGAGCGTCGAGATGGTAAAGAAGAAAAAGAGCAAAAAAATCCCCTTACCCATTTTGCTGCTGATCTGCGCCGTGTTGCTGTTTGCCATGTATTTGAGCCTCTCTACGCTGTCGCTAGCGATATGGGGCGATTCCGTCATGGGTACGGTGGACAGCTATCAGGCGCGACTGGACGATACAGACGCGGGTCAAAACCGCTCCCGCACCGTTTCCAAAGGCTATTGGTTTATGGCAAACGGCAAGGAGTATCAAGGCCATGTGATGTACCAAAGCGACGAGGCGTGGCCGAGCTTGGATGAGGGCGAAACGCGCTCCGAGCGCATCCGCTACCTTAACCATTTCCCCTACATCAACAAGCCCGCCGCGCTGTGCGAATTTGACGAGATGGGCGAGGTGGCGATCGTCTATCATATCCTTGCTCCCATCGGTTATCTGCTTTTGCTGCTCCTTGTAATCCGTACAGCCAGAGGCAAGAAAAAGAAGAAAACAGCGGCGAAGAAACCAGCTACCCCCAAAATAATTGAAATAAGGAGTGATGCGGATATGTTTTGCCATAACTGCGGAAACAAGCTGCCGAAGGGCGCGGTCTTCTGTTCAGGTTGCGGCACGAAAGCGGGGCAGGACAACCCCAACATTTGCTCTGCCTGCGGGACTGCAATACCACAGGATGCCCTGTTCTGTATTAATTGCGGAGCTGCTGTAAACAACGGAGAACCACACTCATCACAGGCAAGGTCTTTTGCGTCGCAGGATAGCGGGGATACGCAGCGCATGAATCTTATCGGATTTTCGGACATGTGCAACAGCCCAGAAATACTGGAGGCTGCACAGAAAAACAGGAAAAGCTCCATCGGCTGTATGTGGATATTGGTTTTCGTACCGCTCATCGGCTTTCCCATCGCCGGGCTGCTCATGGATGATTTCCCTTTTGGAGAATCGGCGGTCATAGGTGTCGGTATTGCCCTTGTGATGCTGATCATCAATGTATTTGCCCTACGCAGAGCCAAACAGCCCATGTGGGAGGGCATCGTCACCAACAAATTTAGCAAAGAGAAGTACGAGCATAAAGACGATGCGTCAAAAACTTATACGGAATACACGGTGACAATCACTACCGATGCGGGTAGAAAAAAGACTATTGTTGAAAAGGACAGCAGGCGGGTTATGTACGACTATCTGGATGTAGGCGACAAGGTACGTTTTCATCCGAAGTTCGGTACATACGAGAAATACGATAAATCGAAAGACCGCATCATCTACTGCAACGTGTGTTCTATGATGAACCCCATACACAATGATTGCTGCAAGCGGTGTAATAGTCTGCTGTTCAAATAAAGAAGGAGAATTTGTAATGGAACAATTCAACACTTTGCTGAAGGCGGCGGAATACGCCGTAACACGCTGCGGAAGCTTCCGTTTTGCCACTTCCGATGAAAAATACGACAGAAAAAGCCTGATGGCGATTGCCGAGGTAAGCGATGCGGAAAATCCCGCAGACGAGGACAGCTTTTATGTGGTGTCACCCGGCGGAGCGATCGGCTTCTGTGAGGACGGCGAGGATATAGATTGGCTGTTTCTGACGAATTCCAGTATAGACGAGGATTTACCTACCGCGCTTCAGACTGCTTCGCAAATCAAATTCTGCCCGAAATGCGGCTCCGGCGTTATTCCTAGTGCTCGCTTTTGCGGAGCTTGCGGCGCAGCGCTGCAGGGTCTAAAACGTTTTTCAATACATGATTGACTCATACCCGATTTGATGGACACAATCCACTCGTATATAATAAGAGTGTCTATTATCATGGGGCAGTTCATTGGTAGTGTATAAAACTTTGAGTGCGTTATAGATCGTTTTGATCAATTGCTTGATGCATTAAGCTAACGTTCACTTTAAATTTCTTAAAACTTTTTTAAAATAGTGGTATTTTCCCTCTTTACATTGACGCTGCGTCAAGGTGTATTCTTAATCTCGTCAGGAGGTGATCACGTGGAATACACAGTGCAAAAATTAGCTCATCTGGCGGGAATCAGCTCGCGTACCCTCAGATACTATGACGAAATCGGGATTCTTAAGCCGGCTAGAATCGCTTCCTCAGGGTATCGAATCTATGGGCAACGCGAGGTTGACCGCTTACAACAGATTTTATTTTACAGAGAGTTGGGGATGAGCTTGGAAGGAATAAAA from Desulfitobacterium dichloroeliminans LMG P-21439 encodes the following:
- a CDS encoding DUF4352 domain-containing protein; translation: MKKVIVLFLSLALMLTLAACGGDGGSEASSESPVPAESGNTPSSEAGADENKYYGIGEAAEVEGLEITIDKLEIVDDMNILQKYAEGSVYVKVYATAKNISDEIQFAKDPLLYIVRDGEYDAELSNESRNRDVWNFETDGMYFEAAIDPGETNSGWTVFQLKSDEKEIIMKYNVMYETVKFKLPIA
- a CDS encoding zinc ribbon domain-containing protein; translation: MVKKKKSKKIPLPILLLICAVLLFAMYLSLSTLSLAIWGDSVMGTVDSYQARLDDTDAGQNRSRTVSKGYWFMANGKEYQGHVMYQSDEAWPSLDEGETRSERIRYLNHFPYINKPAALCEFDEMGEVAIVYHILAPIGYLLLLLLVIRTARGKKKKKTAAKKPATPKIIEIRSDADMFCHNCGNKLPKGAVFCSGCGTKAGQDNPNICSACGTAIPQDALFCINCGAAVNNGEPHSSQARSFASQDSGDTQRMNLIGFSDMCNSPEILEAAQKNRKSSIGCMWILVFVPLIGFPIAGLLMDDFPFGESAVIGVGIALVMLIINVFALRRAKQPMWEGIVTNKFSKEKYEHKDDASKTYTEYTVTITTDAGRKKTIVEKDSRRVMYDYLDVGDKVRFHPKFGTYEKYDKSKDRIIYCNVCSMMNPIHNDCCKRCNSLLFK
- a CDS encoding zinc ribbon domain-containing protein; amino-acid sequence: MEQFNTLLKAAEYAVTRCGSFRFATSDEKYDRKSLMAIAEVSDAENPADEDSFYVVSPGGAIGFCEDGEDIDWLFLTNSSIDEDLPTALQTASQIKFCPKCGSGVIPSARFCGACGAALQGLKRFSIHD